The Micromonospora sp. Llam0 genome includes a window with the following:
- a CDS encoding DUF1800 family protein — MSDSVALLLRRAGFGPTASELAAASKAGYAATVARLMDPGERDRGAAAAPMPELGPDAFDDLPDPGAERRATAEALRRQQTDTIIRWWLDRLTVADHQATEKLLFFWHGHWATSIRKVGSPQFMLAQHQKMRSSPTFTTMARKLVTDPALVYWLDGHTNTRRAPNENLARELMELFMLGIGQYSERDVKAAGQALTGWKTDLSVPATAIFVPEDHDAGPKTILGATAKFDALSLVDHLAARPACPRFIADRLWSRYASATEPIPESTRGKMVAAFPVGISMLRAMVEDEQFRSGRYRMVKQPMEWLVGAMRQLDIRPARLSGEAFHAVVTGLKGLGQVPFAPPSVAGWPSGTAWLTSSAAQVRLALAGVLAELAGGPWITVERLADVLVVPTWTNRTYAALKQATTPRELITLGLVSPEYLVN, encoded by the coding sequence ATGAGCGATAGCGTCGCGCTGCTCCTGCGACGTGCGGGGTTCGGCCCGACCGCGTCCGAGTTGGCTGCCGCGTCGAAGGCCGGATACGCGGCCACCGTGGCACGCCTGATGGATCCTGGAGAGCGGGACCGGGGCGCTGCGGCGGCGCCGATGCCGGAGCTTGGCCCCGACGCGTTCGACGATCTGCCCGACCCGGGCGCCGAGCGGCGCGCCACCGCGGAGGCGCTCCGCCGCCAGCAGACCGACACGATCATCCGGTGGTGGCTCGACCGGCTGACCGTCGCCGACCACCAGGCCACCGAGAAACTGCTGTTCTTCTGGCACGGGCACTGGGCGACCTCGATACGGAAGGTCGGAAGTCCGCAGTTCATGCTCGCGCAACACCAGAAGATGCGAAGCTCGCCGACGTTTACCACAATGGCCCGCAAACTGGTCACCGACCCGGCGCTGGTCTACTGGCTCGACGGGCACACGAACACCAGGCGGGCCCCCAACGAGAACCTCGCCCGAGAGCTGATGGAACTGTTCATGCTCGGTATCGGGCAATACAGCGAACGTGACGTCAAAGCGGCCGGCCAAGCCCTGACCGGATGGAAGACCGACCTCAGCGTGCCGGCGACGGCGATCTTCGTGCCCGAGGACCACGACGCCGGTCCCAAGACCATTCTCGGTGCCACCGCCAAGTTCGACGCGCTTTCGCTGGTGGACCACCTCGCCGCCCGGCCGGCCTGCCCCCGGTTCATCGCGGACCGGCTGTGGTCCCGGTACGCGTCCGCCACCGAGCCGATCCCGGAGTCCACCCGGGGGAAGATGGTCGCGGCGTTCCCGGTGGGCATCTCGATGCTGCGCGCAATGGTCGAAGACGAGCAGTTCCGCTCGGGGCGCTACCGGATGGTGAAGCAGCCGATGGAGTGGCTGGTCGGGGCGATGCGGCAGCTCGACATCCGCCCGGCGCGACTCTCCGGCGAGGCCTTCCACGCTGTCGTCACTGGGCTCAAAGGTCTCGGGCAGGTGCCGTTCGCGCCGCCGAGTGTGGCCGGCTGGCCGAGCGGGACCGCCTGGCTGACCTCCTCGGCAGCCCAGGTAAGGCTGGCCCTCGCCGGCGTACTCGCCGAGTTGGCCGGCGGCCCGTGGATCACGGTGGAGCGGTTGGCCGACGTACTCGTGGTTCCGACCTGGACCAACCGTACGTACGCGGCTTTGAAACAGGCGACGACACCGAGAGAGCTGATCACGCTCGGCCTGGTCAGCCCGGAATACCTGGTGAACTAG